A genomic stretch from Spiroplasma endosymbiont of Clivina fossor includes:
- a CDS encoding IS256 family transposase, with protein MDKVVDYFLENIDNPQDLFKGNTIFQEFTKKLTERILNTEIKDHLETDENHNKRNGNTQKPIITKNGSIAIDVSRDRNSTFEPVIIPKRQRRFDNFDQKVISLYARGMTISDIKAQLQEFYHGAEISESLISQITDDVIEEVKMWQTKPLEKIYPIVYFDCIVVKVKQDKRIINKAVYLALGINLDGLKDILGMWISENEGAKFWLNIILTEMKNRGLQDILVACSDNLTGMSDAIEAVFPKTQHQLCIVHQIRNSLKFVPYKDRKLVANDLKSIYTAINEEIALVALDHFSEKWNKKYPQITKSWKNNWNNLIIFLEYPQEFRRIIYTTNAIESVNSQLRKVIKNKKIFPNDASVFKIFYLAFQNMVKKWTMPIQNWGSAISHLMIKFEDRVNLS; from the coding sequence ATTGATAAAGTTGTTGATTATTTTTTAGAAAATATTGATAATCCACAAGATTTATTTAAAGGCAATACTATTTTTCAGGAATTTACCAAAAAATTAACTGAACGAATTTTAAATACGGAAATTAAAGATCATCTTGAAACTGATGAGAATCATAATAAAAGAAATGGCAACACACAAAAACCCATTATTACTAAAAATGGTTCAATCGCAATTGATGTATCAAGAGATCGAAATAGTACTTTTGAACCAGTAATTATTCCGAAAAGACAAAGAAGATTTGATAACTTTGATCAAAAAGTAATTTCTTTATATGCAAGAGGAATGACAATTTCTGATATCAAAGCACAATTGCAAGAATTCTATCACGGAGCAGAAATTTCAGAAAGTTTAATTAGTCAAATAACTGATGATGTTATTGAAGAAGTTAAAATGTGACAAACTAAACCTTTAGAGAAGATTTATCCAATTGTTTATTTTGATTGTATTGTTGTTAAAGTAAAGCAAGATAAACGAATAATAAATAAAGCAGTTTATCTTGCCTTAGGAATTAATTTAGATGGTTTAAAAGATATTTTAGGAATGTGAATTAGCGAGAATGAGGGAGCCAAATTTTGACTTAATATAATCCTTACGGAAATGAAAAATCGTGGCTTACAAGATATTCTTGTTGCTTGTAGCGATAATTTAACTGGAATGTCTGATGCAATAGAAGCTGTGTTCCCAAAAACACAGCACCAATTATGCATCGTTCATCAAATTCGTAATAGTTTAAAATTTGTCCCTTACAAAGATCGCAAACTTGTAGCTAATGATTTAAAATCAATTTATACAGCAATTAATGAAGAAATAGCGCTAGTTGCTTTAGATCATTTTTCTGAAAAATGAAATAAAAAGTATCCACAAATTACTAAATCATGAAAAAATAACTGAAATAATTTAATAATTTTTCTTGAATATCCTCAAGAATTTAGAAGGATTATTTACACAACTAATGCGATTGAATCTGTTAATAGTCAACTAAGAAAAGTCATTAAGAATAAAAAGATTTTTCCTAATGACGCATCAGTTTTTAAAATATTTTATTTAGCATTTCAAAATATGGTTAAGAAATGAACGATGCCAATTCAAAATTGGGGTAGTGCAATTTCACATTTAATGATAAAATTTGAGGACAGAGTGAATTTAAGTTAA